From Penicillium psychrofluorescens genome assembly, chromosome: 6, one genomic window encodes:
- a CDS encoding uncharacterized protein (ID:PFLUO_008665-T1.cds;~source:funannotate), translating to MVRASLSLLVPFFLPLAAAQLYGGGGGGGGGGGAATTTKMTAATTTKSSSSSSSTHSVDVGKDGFTFTPDTLTVSPGDQVEFHFFPGDHSVGEAAFDKPCHPLSSSSFYSGFFPGSTESSKVYVLTVNDTKPIWFYCGQVGHCQSGMVGVINPPTSGPDTLNAFKKAASHAKGSTVPAKVQGGVIQAATHGDKSMNSMTRSNEAPGVRPWADLSVLFVLTSMVAMFMT from the exons ATGGTCCGGGCATCTTTatctcttcttgttcccttctttcttcctctggCTGCGGCTCAGCTatatggaggaggaggtggtggtggaggtggtggtggtgctgccacCACAACCAAGATGACTGCCGCAACCACGACTAAGAGCAGTTCCTCTTCAAGCTCCACCCACTCTGTTGATGTTGGCAAAGACGGCTTCACCTTTACCCCAGACACCCTCACCGTCTCCCCAGGAGACCAGGTCGAGTTCCACTTCTTTCCCGGCGACCACTCGGTGGGCGAAGCCGCGTTTGACAAGCCCTGCCACCCCTTGAGCTCTAGCAGCTTCTACAGTGGATTCTTCCCTGGTAGTACCGAGTCG TCCAAGGTCTACGTCCTGACGGTTAACGATACCAAACCCATCTGGTTCTACTGCGGACAAGTTGGGCACTGCCAGAGCGGAATGGTTGGAGTAATCAACCCACC TACTAGCGGCCCGGATACCCTCAATGCATTCAAGAAGGCGGCGTCCCATGCAAAGGGTTCCACCGTGCCAGCCAAAGTCCAAGGTGGTGTTATTCAGGCCGCGACCCATGGTGATAAGAGCATGAACAGCATGACCCGGTCAAATGAAGCACCGGGTGTGCGACCGTGGGCTGACCTCAGTGTCTTGTTCGTTTTGACTTCCATGGTGGCTATGTTCATGACGTAG
- a CDS encoding uncharacterized protein (ID:PFLUO_008666-T1.cds;~source:funannotate) codes for MPAAAPTAKPLPRSIPTDLSGKPIPQSQRWAYSPSSFTNGDLLSIAANAAVIGAFISFNTSTTGHQFYTYLDTTYGAYKVNVWGTFIVTSVFFWAWAGLFALADLTGSPHWLFRYKTQPFARVSGAAYLRIAAVSLRNQVLVAFPMLLLSTHLGHALHPVAPEYLPSPTTTLTTLLFDVACTEIGFYYIHRTLHHGSLYPLFHKQHHEFTAPVGLAATHCTATEHILSNLLPNALGTLLVRHHWSQAVFIFLFLEFNTICVHSGYNIPGLPSNLKHDFHHFAFTENFGPTGVLDMLHSTNRRFKSVMADAIARTGGDEERARVMVLERLARVEMEVSNNKE; via the coding sequence ATGCCGGCCGCAGCTCCCACAGCCAAACCACTACCACGCTCTATCCCGACAGACCTCTCCGGGAAACCCATCCCGCAGAGCCAGCGCTGGGCATAttcgccctcctccttcacaAATGGCGATCTACTCTCCATCGCCGCTAATGCGGCGGTCATCGGCGCATTCATCTCATTTAATACATCCACTACCGGGCACCAGTTCTACACATACCTCGACACCACGTACGGCGCCTACAAAGTGAACGTATGGGGCACATTCATCGTGACAtcggtcttcttctgggcatGGGCTGGACTATTTGCCCTCGCCGACCTAACAGGCTCTCCACACTGGCTATTCCGATACAAAACGCAGCCCTTCGCACGGGTCTCGGGAGCAGCGTACTTGCgcatcgccgccgtctcGCTCCGCAACCAAGTCCTCGTAGCATTCCCAATGCTCCTCCTAAGCACTCACCTAGGCCATGCCCTGCACCCCGTGGCACCAGAATACCTCCCCAGCCCCACAACGACCCTCACAACGCTCCTATTCGACGTCGCCTGCACGGAAATCGGCTTCTACTACATCCACCGCACCCTCCACCACGGATCTCTTTACCCGCTCTTCCACAAGCAACACCATGAATTCACCGCGCCAGTCGGGCTGGCGGCAACGCACTGCACCGCAACAGAGCACATCCTCTCGAACCTCCTCCCCAACGCACTGGGCACATTACTAGTGCGCCACCACTGGTCGCAGGCGGTGTTTATCTTCCTGTTTCTGGAGTTCAATACCATCTGCGTCCACTCGGGCTACAACATCCCCGGCCTGCCCTCGAATCTGAAGCATGATTTCCATCATTTTGCGTTTACGGAGAATTTTGGGCCCACGGGCGTTTTGGATATGCTTCATTCGACCAATAGGAGGTTCAAGAGTGTTATGGCGGATGCGATTGCTAGGACTGGGGGCGATgaggagagagcgagggTTATGGTGTTGGAGAGGTTGGCTAGGGTTGAGATGGAAGTGTCCAACAATAAGGAGTGA
- a CDS encoding uncharacterized protein (ID:PFLUO_008667-T1.cds;~source:funannotate), giving the protein MADGQEDLSSLPLPDRFAHKNWKVRKEGYEDAKVQFEQTSDDSSPVFVPFIQDPGLWKGAVADSNVAAQIEGLAAYCAFLSFGGPHACTRSRGQTLGPIIEKGLSCARPAGKASAQEALLLCVELDKADPVVEELLPALSHKVPKVAAAALAALNILYHNFGCKIVDPKPTLKALPKVFGHADKNVRAEAQGLTVELYRWLREAIKPVFWNDLKPVQQQDLEKLFEQVKQNPTPKQERFTRAQQDAMAAASGAPAGGDEIEQDDEEYAEEDAPEAEVLDLAEPVDVLPKVPKDLQDQLASSKWKDRKEALDALYNVVNVPRIKDGPYDEIVRSLAKCMKDANVAVVTIAANCVDVLARGLRKGFAKYRSVIMIPMLERLKEKKQIVADALGQALDSVFGSTTLTDCLEDILEYLKHKNPQVKQGTVRFLIGCLRTTRDVPSKPEQKSIAGAGTKLLTESTEVIRSGGAEILGTLMKILGERAMNPYLEGLDDIRKTKVKEYFETAEVKAKDRPKPIVAPKVTAPSKKIAAAGKKPATGLKKPAPAAAAAPPAKESPVKPAARSIPSKIGGVPKPGGLSGSGLKAPQRKLAAPGSIASPQRRVVSPPLEEAAPPPPKFGLGRGLAGRPITKPSAPAEAAAAPPAPAMSAMSAADKAELEELRLEKEKFTRVTEDMRSERSKLNSQINELQNQNAQLIEDHTRDVLSIKAKETQLVRARSDAEAAEENVQKQQREIERLKRELARALRATAMSPPNATAEAMGMADATIYQEPASNGHAVPRSGLHSASRFNSERPRSYASATPSEEKENNGGMDSPGLGSRDGSLGRRKLSPSYGYSAVGSPTRSSTRGSGNPTDEEQQPRSAEPPENWKRAAEVTSQLKARIEQMKARQGLQRPPAQR; this is encoded by the exons ATGGCTGATGGCCAAGAGGATTtgtcctccctccccctgCCCGACCGGTTCGCCCACAAG AACTGGAAGGTCCGCAAGGAGGGCTACGAGGATGCGAAAGTCCAGTTCGAACAAACCTCCGACGACTCAAGCCCAGTGTTTGTCCCGTTTATCCAAGACCCCGGTCTGTGGAAaggcgccgtcgccgactcCAACGTCGCCGCACAGATAGAGGGTCTAGCGGCCTACTGCGCTTTCTTGAGCTTCGGAGGCCCGCATGCCTGTACCCG ATCTCGCGGACAGACGCTTGGCCCTATAATCGAAAAGGGTCTCTCGTGTGCACGACCGGCAGGAAAAGCGAGCGCGCAGGAAGCCCTCTTATTATGCGTGGAACTGGACAAGGCTGATCCCGTGGTTGAAGAGCTTCTCCCAGCGCTCTCACATAAAGTGCCCAAGGTGGCCGcagcggcgctggcggcCTTGAATATCCTCTACCACAACTTTGGATGCAAGATTGTCGACCCGAAACCAACTTTAAAAGCCCTGCCCAAGGTCTTTGGACATGCAGATAAGAATGTGCGAgcggaagcgcaaggccTCACCGTCGAACTCTACCGATGGCTGAGAGAGGCCATCAAGCCGGTCTTTTGGAATGATCTGAAGCCAGTGCAacagcaggatctggagaagctTTTCGAGCAGGTGAAGCAGAACCCTACACCAAAACAAGAACGCTTCACTCGGGCACAACAGGATGCAATGGCTGCAGCTAGTGGGGCCCCAGCTGGTGGTGACGAGATCGAACAGGACGATGAAGAATATGCCGAAGAGGATGCTCCAGAGGCCGAGGTATTGGATCTCGCGGAGCCCGTGGATGTCCTGCCTAAGGTCCCCAAAGACCTCCAGGATCAACTCGCCTCATCCAAGTGGAAGGACCGAAAGGAAGCGTTGGACGCCCTTTATAACGTCGTGAATGTGCCTCGAATCAAAGACGGGCCTTATGATGAGATTGTGAGGTCGCTCGCCAAGTGTATGAAGGATGCGAATGTCGCCGTTGTCACGATAGCAGCCAACTGCGTCGACGTGCTAGCCAGAGGTCTGCGAAAGGGGTTTGCCAAGTATCGATCTGTCATCATGATTCCGATGCTGGAACgtctgaaggagaagaagcagattgTGGCAGACGCATTGGGTCAGGCGTTGGATTCTGTGTTCGGCTCAACGACTCTGACAGACTGCTTGGAAGATATTCTCGAATATCTGAAGCACAAGAATCCGCAAGTCAAGCAGGGGACCGTCAGATTCCTGATTGGGTGCTTACGCACGACAAGGGATGTGCCATCCAAGCCCGAGCAGAAATCCATCGCCGGTGCTGGCACGAAACTGCTCACTGAGTCCACCGAAGTCATTCGTTCTGGAGGTGCCGAGATTCTGGGCACACTCATGAAGATCCTCGGGGAACGTGCCATGAACCCATACCTTGAGGGACTCGATGATATCCGGAAGACGAAGGTCAAGGAATACTTCGAGACTGCCGAAGTCAAGGCCAAGGATCGACCCAAGCCAATTGTCGCTCCTAAGGTCACTGCTCCTAGCAAGAAGATTGCTGCTGCAGGAAAGAAGCCGGCCACGGGGCTTAAGAAGCCCgcaccggcggcggcagcggcgcCTCCTGCGAAAGAATCTCCGGTCAAACCTGCTGCCAGAAGCATCCCTTCAAAGATCGGTGGTGTCCCTAAACCTGGGGGCTTATCAGGATCTGGCCTCAAGGCCCCTCAACGAAAGCTCGCTGCTCCAGGAAGCATTGCATCACCTCAAAGACGAGTCGTATCTCCTCCGTTAGAAGAGGCAgcaccgccaccacccaaGTTCGGTCTTGGACGTGGCCTTGCCGGCCGTCCCATTACGAAGCCGTCGGCGcctgctgaagctgctgcggccccgcctgctccagcaaTGAGTGCCATGTCGGCTGCCGATAaggccgagctggaagagctacgcctggagaaggagaaattCACCCGGGTTACCGAGGACATGAGGTCCGAGCGCTCAAAGCTCAATTCACAAATCAACGAGCTTCAGAACCAGAATGCACAGCTGATCGAAGACCATACGCGAGACGTCCTGagcatcaaggccaaggagacACAGCTGGTCAGGGCACGCAGTGACGCCGAGGCCGCTGAGGAGAACGTCCAGAAACAGCAACGAGAAATTGAACGATTAAAGCGCGAGCTGGCCCGAGCACTTCGTGCAACGGCCATGAGCCCGCCCAACGCCACCGCTGAAGCTATGGGTATGGCAGACGCGACCATATACCAAGAACCCGCCAGCAACGGGCATGCCGTGCCGCGCTCTGGTCTACACTCTGCCTCCCGGTTCAATAGTGAACGTCCGCGCAGCTACGCATCCGCCACTCCCagcgaggaaaaggaaaataatGGTGGCATGGACTCTCCAGGTCTCGGCTCCCGAGATGGAAGTTTGGGCCGGCGCAAGCTAAGCCCGTCATATGGTTATTCCGCCGTGGGGAGCCCGACGCGCTCATCAACACGGGGCTCTGGTAATCCCACCGACGAAGAACAGCAGCCTCGGAGTGCAGAGCCGCCGGAGAATTGGAAGCGTGCAGCTGAAGTGACCAGCCAGCTTAAGGCGAGAATCGAACAAATGAAG GCACGACAAGGACTTCAACGACCACCTGCTCAACGCTAA
- a CDS encoding uncharacterized protein (ID:PFLUO_008668-T1.cds;~source:funannotate) produces MALPGLLRATLPLRPSIASFMSPARSQVLPRSSIITPTIRSASTVTSDPTPSQETTPSTQSSPPITPADLTPPSRLRAYASIRRTGTVTSVGRMDRTVRVSFRHRAWDRHIRKHYPKETHFLVSDPNNSLREGDVIEFSSGAPKSRRVHHVVERIVAPFGTPIETRRPVLSREERDQERERKWAAKYLRREERRLGSPVDLAGIAGLEGQGLAEGLSAAELIHRIHGANERIGRVKRLVLERTAAAEAARVEAGAKARAEAKAKDEPKEEQLKYE; encoded by the coding sequence ATGGCGCTCCCCGGCCTTCTACGGGCAACTTTGCCCCTGCGCCCATCCATTGCCTCCTTTATGAGTCCAGCACGGTCTCAAGTTCTCCCTCGCTCTTCCATCATCACACCAACCATCCGGTCCGCCTCGACAGTCACCAGCGACCCAACTCCCTCACAAGAAACCACTCCTTCTACACAatcatcaccgcccatcACTCCGGCAGATCTAACGCCACCCTCCCGGCTGCGCGCCTACGCCTCCATCCGCCGCACCGGCACAGTCACCTCGGTCGGCCGGATGGACCGCACCGTCCGCGTCTCCTTCCGCCACCGAGCCTGGGACCGACACATCCGGAAACACTACCCCAAGGAAACGCATTTCCTCGTCTCGGATCCAAACAACTCCCTCCGCGAAGGCGACGTGATTGAATTCTCCTCTGGCGCGCCCAAGTCGCGGCGCGTGCACCACGTCGTCGAGCGCATTGTTGCGCCCTTTGGCACGCCGATCGAGACGCGGCGTCCTGTCCTGTCGCGCGAGGAGAGAGACCAGGAGAGGGAGCGCAAGTGGGCGGCTAAGTATCTGCGCAGGGAGGAGCGGAGGCTTGGAAGTCCCGTTGATTTGGCCGGTATTGCCGGTTTGGAGGGTCAGGGTCTGGCCGAGGGGCTGAGCGCTGCGGAGCTGATTCATCGCATTCATGGTGCGAATGAGCGCATTGGACGGGTTAAGCGGCTCGTCCTGGAGaggactgctgctgccgaggCGGCAAGGGTAGAGGCCGGAGCGAAGGCTCGGGCTGAAGCGAAGGCTAAGGACGAGCCTaaggaggagcagctgaagtATGAGTGA
- a CDS encoding uncharacterized protein (ID:PFLUO_008669-T1.cds;~source:funannotate) codes for MPSLEDPRSTEARLLLVSNRLPITIKRSEDGKYDFSMSSGGLVSGLSGLSKSTTFQWYGWPGLEVPEDEIPEVKQRLKDEYGAVPVFIDDDLADRHYNGFSNSILWPLFHYHPGEITFDESAWDAYKEANRLFAQAIAKDVQDGDLIWVHDYHLMLLPEMLREEIGSSKQNVKIGFFLHTPFPSSEIYRILPVRNELLLGVLHCDLIGFHTYDYTRHFLSSCSRLLGLATTPNGIEFQGKIITCGAFPIGIDPEKFTEGLKKEKVQKRIAMLEQKFQGVKLMVGVDRLDYIKGVPQKLHALEVFLSDHPEWVGKVVLVQVAVPSRQDVEEYQNLRAVVNELVGRINGKFGTIEFMPIHFLHKSVNFDELIALYAVSDACIVSSTRDGMNLVAYEYIATQQKRHGVLVLSEFAGAAQSLNGSIIVNPWNTEELAGAYQEAVTMSDEHRALNFSKLDRYVSKYTSAFWGQSFVSELSRISAQSADKFQSKKVAVADSTDGDATAKSQEA; via the exons ATGCCGTCTCTTGAAGACCCCCGCTCCACTGAAGCacgcctcctcctcgtctcGAACCGCCTGCCCATCACCATCAAGCGCTCAGAGGATGGCAAATATGACTTTTCCATGTCCTCTGGTGGCCTGGTCAGTGGTCTGAGTGGCCTGTCCAAATCAACGACCTTCCAGTGGTACGGCTGGCCCGGTTTGGAGGTgcccgaggatgagatccCGGAGGTCAAGCAGCGCCTCAAGGACGAATACGGTGCCGTGCCAGTGTTTATCGACGATGATCTGGCAGATCGACACTACAATGGGTTTTCCA ACTCAATCCTCTGGCCCCTCTTCCATTACCACCCCGGTGAAATCACCTTCGACGAGTCCGCCTGGGACGCATACAAGGAAGCCAATCGGCTGTTTGCGCAGGCAATTGCCAAGGATGTCCAGGATGGAGATCTGATCTGGGTGCACGACTATCACTTGATGCTACTTCCCGAAATGCTACGCGAAGAAATTGGCTCTAGCAAGCAGAATGTCAAGATTGGATTCTTCTTGCATACCCCATTCCCCAGCAGTGAGATCTATCGCATCCTCCCTGTGCGTAATGAGCTGCTCCTAGGTGTCTTGCATTGTGATCTCATTGGGTTCCACACCTACGATTACACCCGGCATTTCTTGAGCAGTTGCTCGCGGTTACT GGGACTTGCCACGACTCCCAATGGCATTGAATTCCAGGGCAAGATCATCACCTGCGGCGCCTTCCCCATCGGCATAGATCCGGAGAAGTTCACGGAGGGCCTGAAAAAGGAGAAGGTGCAGAAACGAATTGCCATGCTGGAACAAAAGTTTCAAGGCGTCAAGCTGATGGTCGGTGTCGACCGGCTCGACTACATCAAGGGCGTGCCTCAGAAGCTGCATGCGCTCGAGGTGTTTCTAAGTGATCATCCCGAATGGGTTGGCAAGGTCGTGCTTGTGCAGGTCGCTGTGCCTAGCCGCCAGGATGTGGAGGAGTACCAGAATCTGAGAGCGGTGGTGAACGAGCTCGTGGGTCGGATTAATGGCAAGTTTG GGACCATCGAGTTCATGCCCATTCACTTCCTGCATAAGTCTGTCAACTTTGACGAGCTCATTGCGCTCTACGCCGTGTCGGATGCGTGCATCGTCTCGTCCACTCGAGACGGCATGAATCTGGTGGCGTACGAGTACATTGCGACACAACAGAAGCGCCACGGCGTGCTGGTGCTCTCGGAATTCGCCGGCGCAGCACAGTCCCTCAACGGCAGCATCATCGTGAATCCATGGAACacggaggagctggcgggtGCGTACCAAGAAGCGGTCACCATGAGCGACGAGCACCGAGCGCTGAATTTCAGCAAACTGGACAGATATGTGTCCAAGTACACCAG TGCATTCTGGGGCCAGTCGTTCGTCTCCGAACTCAGTCGGATATCCGCACAGTCGGCAGACAAGTTCCAGTCGAAGAAAGTGGCCGTCGCCGATTCCACAGATGGTGACGCCACTGCCAAATCGCAAGAGGCGTAG
- a CDS encoding uncharacterized protein (ID:PFLUO_008670-T1.cds;~source:funannotate), producing the protein MATQLVSLPEVERLSASVVRILGGNPGKFTLQGTNTYLIGRGHQRILIDTGEGKPSWATHLQSVLSAEKATVHQALITHWHGDHVNGLKDLRAICPQAQVFKHQPDDDDQTDIQDGQVFRVDGATLTASHTPGHTVDHMVFVLEEEDAIFTGDNVLGHGTAVFEDLKTYLSSLHRMRDRVSGRGYPGHGAVLESATARITEYITHRQQREDEVLRVLRYGKLDAKQNEPSPERRQPFTPLELVKVIYRDVPESLHLPASHGVLQVLMKLEDEGRTVHDRDSGMWRLGERSAL; encoded by the exons ATGGCGACACAGCTCGTCTCGCTGCCGGAGGTCGAGCGCCTCAGCGCATCGGTGGTGAGGATTCTGGGAGGGAATCCTGGCAAG TTCACACTACAAG GAACAAACACATATCTAAtcggccgcggccaccaaCGAATCCTAATCGACACCGGCGAAGGCAAGCCGTCGTGGGCCACGCACCTCCAGTCCGTGCTGTCCGCCGAAAAAGCCACCGTGCACCAAGCCCTGATCACCCACTGGCACGGCGACCACGTCAATGGCCTCAAGGATCTACGTGCCATCTGTCCCCAGGCTCAGGTCTTCAAGCACCAGCCTGATGACGACGACCAGACGGATATCCAGGACGGACAGGTTTTCCGCGTGGACGGTGCCACTCTGACGGCGTCCCATACACCGGGACATACGGTTGATCATATGGTTTTtgtgttggaggaggaggatgcgatCTTTACGGGTGATA ATGTCCTGGGCCACGGCACTGCCGTCTTCGAAGACCTCAAAACATATCTCTCCAGTCTGCACCGCATGCGCGACCGCGTCTCCGGACGGGGATATCCAGGGCACggcgccgtgctggagaGTGCGACAGCCCGGATAACGGAGTATATCAcgcaccgccagcagcgAGAAGACGAGGTGCTGCGGGTTTTGCGGTATGGAAAACTGGATGCCAAGCAGAATGAGCCATCGCCGGAGCGCAGACAGCCATTTACTCCGCTAGAGCTGGTCAAGGTTATCTACCGTGATGTCCCAGAAAGTCTGCATCTGCCGGCATCACATGGCGTGTTGCAGGTGTTGATgaagttggaggatgaggggaGGACGGTGCATGATCGGGACTCTGGGATGTGGCGGTTGGGGGAGCGGTCTGCGCTCTAG
- a CDS encoding uncharacterized protein (ID:PFLUO_008671-T1.cds;~source:funannotate), whose translation MISTRLARIGALAPKSRLLLGTRAFATVGDSPLDKKVEMTNAEKGNFINYKKMSENLDIVRARLQRPLTYAEKVLYSHLDDPHGQDIERGTSYLKLRPDRVACQDATAQMAILQFMSAGMPSVQTPTTVHCDHLIEAQIGGDKDLARANDINKEVYDFLASATAKYNIGFWKPGSGIIHQIVLENYAFPGGLMIGTDSHTPNAGGLAMAAIGVGGADAVDVMAGLPWELKAPNVIGVRLTGQMSGWTTPKDIILKVAGLLTVKGGTGAIIEYHGPGVESLSCTGMGTICNMGAEIGATTSMFPFNDRMYDYLKATKRQHIGDFSREYAAQLREDEGAQYDQLVEINLDELEPHINGPFTPDLATPISKFKEAVETNKWPEELKVGLIGSCTNSSYEDMSRAASIAQDALDHGLKSKSLFTVTPGSEQIRATIERDGQLQTLEEYGGVILANACGPCIGQWDRKDVKKGEANSIISSYNRNFTGRNDANPATHAFVASPDLVVAMTVAGTLKFNPLTDTIKDKDGKDFKLKAPTGDGLPDRGYDPGRDTYQAPPADRESINVAVSPTSDRLQVLAGFPAWDGKDATDIPILIKCQGKTTTDHISMAGPWLKYRGHLDNISNNMLIGAINAENGEANKVKNTFTGEYDAVPATARDYKARGVQWVVVGDWNYGEGSSREHAALEPRHLGGLAVITRSFARIHETNLKKQGMLPLTFSNPADYDKINPEDKVDLLCTQLEVGKPMTLRVHPKDGGKTFDISLSHTFNESQIQWFHDGSALNTMSRNSAK comes from the exons ATGATCTCCACCCGCCTTGCGCGCATCGGGGCGCTG GCCCCGAAATCCCGTCTG CTCCTCGGGACTCGGGCCTTCGCTACCGTTGGCGATTCCCCCCTCgacaagaaggtcgagatgACCAATGCGGAGAAGGGTAACTTCATTAACTACAA GAAGATGTCCGAGAATCTCGACATTGTCCGTGCCCGTCTGCAGCGCCCTCTCACCTACGCCGAGAAGGTCCTGTATTCCCACTTGGACGACCCCCATGGCCAGGACATTGAGCGGGGGACTTCCTACCTGAAGCTGCGCCCGGACCGTGTGGCTTGCCAGGATGCCACTGCCCAGATGGCTATTCTGCAGTTCATGTCCGCTGGCATGCCCTCCGTCCAGACCCCCACCACCGTCCACTGCGACCACTTGATTGAGGCCCAGATTGGTGGTGACAAGGATCTGGCTCGTGCCAACGACATCAACAAGGAGGTCTACGACTTCCTGGCCTCCGCTACTGCCAAGTACAACATTGGTTTCTGGAAGCCCGGCTCCGGTATCATTCACCAGATCGTCCTGGAGAACTACGCTTTCCCCGGTGGTCTGATGATCGGTACTGACTCGCACACCCCCAACGCTGGTGgtctcgccatggctgccattgGTGTCGGTGGTGCTGACGCCGTCGATGTCATGGCTGGTCTCCCTTGGGAGTTGAAGGCCCCCAATGTCATCGGTGTCCGTCTGACTGGCCAGATGTCTGGCTGGACCACGCCCAAGGATATTATCCTGAAGGTTGCCGGTCTCCTGACCGTCAAGGGTGGCACTGGTGCCATCATTGAGTACCACGGCCCTGGTGTCGAGTCCCTGTCCTGCACTGGTATGGGTACCATTTGCAACATGGGTGCCGAGATCGGTGCTACCACCTCCATGTTCCCCTTCAACGACCGCATGTACGACTACCTGAAGGCCACCAAGCGTCAGCACATTGGTGACTTCTCGCGCGAGTACGCTGCCCAGCTCCGTGAGGACGAGGGTGCCCAGTacgaccagctcgtcgagatcaACTTGGATGAGCTCGAGCCCCACATCAACGGTCCCTTCACCCCCGATCTGGCCACCCCCATCTCCAAGTTCAAGGAGGCTGTTGAGACCAACAAGTGGCCCGAGGAGCTCAAGGTCGGTCTGATCGGTTCGTGCACCAACTCCTCGTACGAGGACATGTCCCGCGCCGCCTCGATCGCCCAAGATGCCCTCGACCACGGCCTCAAGTCCAAGTCGCTGTTCACCGTCACCCCTGGTTCCGAGCAGATCCGCGCCACCATCGAGCGTGACGGTCAGCTTCAGACCCTCGAGGAGTACGGTGGTGTCATCCTGGCCAACGCCTGCGGTCCTTGCATTGGTCAGTGGGACCGCAAGGATGTGAAGAAGGGTGAGGCCAactccatcatctcctcctaCAACCGTAACTTCACTGGCCGTAACGACGCCAACCCTGCCACCCACGCCTTCGTTGCCTCGCCCGATCTGGTCGTCGCCATGACCGTGGCTGGAACCCTCAAGTTCAACCCCCTGACCGACACcatcaaggacaaggacggCAAGGACTTCAAGCTCAAGGCCCCCACTGGTGATGGTCTCCCTGACCGTGGCTACGACCCCGGCCGTGACACCTACCAGGCTCCTCCCGCGGACCGCGAGTCGATCAACGTCGCTGTTTCTCCCACCTCGGACCGTCTGCAGGTCCTGGCGGGCTTCCCCGCCTGGGACGGCAAGGATGCCACTGACATCCCCATCCTGATCAAGTGCCAgggcaagaccaccaccgaccacATCTCCATGGCTGGCCCGTGGTTGAAGTACCGTGGCCACCTGGACAACATCTCCAACAACATGCTGATCGGTGCCATCAACGCTGAGAACGGCGAGGCCAACAAGGTTAAGAACACCTTCACTGGTGAATACGACGCCGTGCCCGCCACTGCCCGTGACTACAAGGCTCGTGGCGTCCAGTGGGTTGTCGTCGGTGACTGGAACTACGGCGAGGGTTCGTCGCGTGAGCACGCTGCCCTGGAGCCCCGCCACCTGGGCGGTCTCGCCGTCATCACCCGTTCGTTCGCCCGTATCCACGAGACCAACCTGAAGAAGCAGGGTATGCTGCCCCtgaccttctccaacccggccgaCTACGACAAGATCAACCCCGAGGACAAGGTCGACCTCCTGTGCACCCAGCTCGAGGTTGGCAAGCCCATGACTCTGCGCGTCCACCCCAAGGACGGCGGCAAGACCTTCGACATCTCGCTCAGCCACACCTTCAACGAGTCGCAGATCCAGTGGTTCCACGACGGTTCCGCCCTGAACACCATGTCTCGCAATTCGGCCAAATAA
- a CDS encoding uncharacterized protein (ID:PFLUO_008672-T1.cds;~source:funannotate): protein MGALRRVKNKRRTRDYDQVRADLDSPQHLAKYKATKDAEDLPGLGRHFCVECSKWFESEYNLKAHTKGKNHKRRLRLLREEPHSQKIAEQAVGQGIIDNGKRAEDTSVAMEE from the exons ATGGGTGCACTGCGACGAGTCAAGAACAAGCGCCGGACGAG GGACTACGACCAGGTCCGCGCCGACCTCGACTCCCCCCAGCACCTGGCGAAGTACAAGGCCAccaaggatgccgaggatctccCGGGCCTCGGTCGGCACTTTTGTGTCGAATGCTCCAAGTGGTTTGAGAGCGAGTACAACCTGAAGGCACACACCAAGGGCAAGAACCACAAGCGGAG ACTCCGTCTGTTGCGCGAAGAACCGCACTCCCAGAAAATTGCCGAGCAGGCTGTCGGACAAGGCATAATTGATAATGGCAAGAGAGCGGAGGATACGTCGGTTGCGATGGAGGAGTGA